In Nicotiana tabacum cultivar K326 chromosome 19, ASM71507v2, whole genome shotgun sequence, one DNA window encodes the following:
- the LOC107760598 gene encoding coatomer subunit gamma, producing the protein MAQPLVKKDDDRDDEMDYSPFLGIEKGAVLQEARVFNDPQLDARRCSQVITKLLYLLNQGESFTKAEATGVFFAVTKLFQSKDIGLRRMVYLIIKELSPSADEVIIVTSSLMKDMNSRTDMYRANAIRVLCRITDGTLLTQIERYLKQAIVDKNPVVASAALVSGIHLLQTNPEIVKRWSNEVQEAVQSRAALVQFHALALLHQIRQNDRLAVSKLVTSLTKGSVRSPLAQCLLIRYTSQVIRESGISQTGDRPFYDYLESCLRHKAEMVIFEAARAITELSGVTSRELTPAITVLQLFLSSSKPVLRFAAVRTLNKVAMTHPMAVTNCNIDMESLISDQNRSIATLAITTLLKTGNESSVDRLMKQITNFMSDIADEFKIVVVEAIRSLCLKFPLKYRSLMNFLSNILREEGGFEYKKAIVDSIVILIRDIPDAKEGGLLHLCEFIEDCEFTYLSTQILHFLGNEGPKTSDPSKYIRYIYNRVILENATVRASAVSTLAKFGALVDSLKPRIFVLLKRCLFDSDDEVRDRATLYLNTLGGDGAVVETDEEVKEFLFGSLGVPLTNLETSLKNYEPSEEPFDIHSVPKEVKSQPLSEKKAPGKKPTGLAAPPVASTSTVDAYERLLSSIPEFASYGKLFKSSAPVELTEAETEYAVNVVKHIFDNHIVFQYNCTNTIPEQLLENVTVIVDASEAEEFSEVASKPLKSLPYDTPGQTFVAFEKPEGVPAVGKFSNTLRFIVKEVDPSTGEAEDDGVEDEYQLEDLEVVSADYVLKVGVSNFRNAWESLGPDCEKVDEYGLGPRESLAEAVNTVIDLLGMQPCEGTEVVPSNSRSHTCLLSGVYIGGVKVLVRLSFGVDGPKEVAMKLAVRSEDISVSDAIHEIVASG; encoded by the exons ATGGCTCAGCCTCTGGTGAAGAAGGACGATGATCGCGATGACGaaa TGGACTATTCCCCATTTCTGGGGATTGAGAAGGGTGCTGTTCTTCAGGAAGCTAGGGTTTTCAATGATCCTCAACTGGATGCACGGAGATGCTCACAG GTCATTACAAAGCTTCTGTATCTTCTGAATCAGGGAGAGTCGTTTACAAAG GCTGAGGCTACAGGAGTCTTCTTTGCTGTCACAAAACTCTTTCAGTCAAAGGATATTGGTCTCAGGAGAATGGTGTACCTGATAATTAAAGAGCTTTCTCCCTCCGCAGACGAG GTCATCATTGTTACGAGCTCTCTTATGAAGGACATGAATAGCAGAACTGATATGTATCGGGCAAATGCTATTCGTGTCCTTTGTCGAATCACGGATGGGACACTTCTCACCCAAATAGAGAGATACTTGAAACAAGCCATTGTTGACAAAAACCCTGTTGTTGCAAGTGCTGCTCTTGTGAGTGGAATCCATTTGCTTCAG ACAAATCCAGAAATTGTGAAAAGATGGAGCAATGAGGTACAGGAAGCTGTTCAATCAAGGGCAGCTCTTGTTCAGTTCCATGCACTGGCCCTGCTGCACCAG ATTCGACAAAATGACCGTTTAGCTGTTAGCAAGCTAGTTACCAGTTTGACAAAAGGGAGTGTCCGCTCACCTCTAGCTCAATGCCTTTTGATCCGTTATACTAGTCAG GTTATAAGAGAATCTGGCATTAGCCAAACAGGAGATCGTCCATTCTATGACTATTTAGAGAGTTGCCTTCGTCACAAAGCTGAAATGGTTATTTTTGAAGCAGCCAGGGCAATCACAGAGCTTAGTGGCGTGACTAGTCGAGAATTAACTCCTGCTATTACTGTTCTACAGCTCTTTTTGAGCTCTTCTAAGCCAGTTCTTAGGTTTGCTGCTGTCCGCACTTTGAATAAG GTGGCAATGACACATCCTATGGCTGTGACAAATTGCAACATTGATATGGAGAGCTTGATTTCTGATCAAAATAGGAGCATTGCAACTTTGGCCATCACAACTCTACTCAAGACCGGGAATGAATCAAGCGTTGATCGTCTAATGAAGCAGATTACTAACTTCATGTCGGACATTGCTGATGAGTTTAAGATAGTGGTGGTGGAAGCGATTAGATCATTGTGTTTGAAATTCCCCCTTAAGTATAGATCTTT GATGAATTTCTTGAGCAATATTTTGAGGGAAGAAGGTGGATTTGAGTACAAGAAGGCTATTGTTGATTCAATTGTGATCCTGATTAGAGATATCCCAGATGCCAAAGAAGGTGGGCTGCTTCACTTGTGTGAATTCATTGAGGACTGTGAATTCACGTATCTTTCTACGCAG ATACTACATTTTCTTGGAAATGAAGGACCTAAGACCTCTGACCCCAGTAAGTACATACGATACATATATAATCGGGTGATACTTGAAAATGCAACAGTTCGGGCCAGTGCAGTGAGCACCTTAGCGAAGTTTGGTGCCTTGGTTGATTCATTAAAG CCTCGTATATTTGTGCTGTTGAAACGTTGTCTGTTTGACAGTGATGATGAG GTTCGTGACCGTGCAACACTTTACTTGAATACCCTTGGAGGTGATGGTGCAGTTGTTGAAACTGATGAAGAGGTGAAAGAGTTCCTTTTTGGTTCACTCGGTGTCCCTCTAACCAATCTGGAAACAAGTTTGAAGAACTAT GAACCCTCGGAGGAGCCATTTGACATTCATTCTGTACCTAAGGAAGTCAAATCTCAACCCTTGTCAGAGAAGAAAGCACCCGGTAAAAAGCCAACCGGTTTGGCTGCTCCTCCTGTGGCTTCCACTTCCACTGTTGATGCGTATGAAAGGTTACTGTCCTCTATTCCAGAATTTGCCAGTTATGGAAAGCTTTTCAAG TCATCTGCACCAGTGGAGCTTACAGAAGCTGAAACAGAATATGCAGTTAACGTTGTCAAGCACATTTTTGACAATCATATCGTGTTCCAGTACAACTGCACCAACACTATTCCTGAGCAATTGCTGGAGAAT GTCACTGTTATAGTAGATGCTTCTGAAGCAGAGGAATTTTCTGAAGTAGCATCCAAACCTCTCAAGTCCCTGCCATATGATACCCCAGGGCAAACATTTGTGGCTTTCGAGAAACCAGAAGGAGTCCCTGCTGTTGGGAAATTCTCAAACACGTTGAGGTTCATTGTTAAAGAG GTTGATCCATCTACTGGTGAGGCTGAAGACGATGGTGTCGAAGACGAATACCAGCTAGAAGACCTTGAGGTTGTTTCAGCAGATTATGTGCTAAAAGTAGGAGTATCCAACTTTAGGAATGCCTGGGAGAGTTTGGGACCAGATTGTGAAAAGGTAGATGAATATGGTCTTGGACCAAGGGAAAGCCTGGCTGAAGCTGTAAATACAGTCATTGACCTACTTGGCATGCAACCTTGCGAG GGCACTGAGGTGGTCCCAAGCAATTCAAGATCGCACACATGTTTATTATCTGGTGTTTACATTGGTGGTGTAAAGGTTCTTGTTCGGTTGTCATTTGGAGTCGATGGGCCAAAGGAGGTTGCAATGAAACTGGCTGTTAGGTCAGAAGATATATCTGTCAGTGATGCAATTCATGAAATTGTTGCAAGTGGCTAA